Genomic segment of Salvia hispanica cultivar TCC Black 2014 chromosome 2, UniMelb_Shisp_WGS_1.0, whole genome shotgun sequence:
GTGCAGCAAACCTAAAGCTGCCAAAGCTTGAACTTCCATCAAAGCCTTCCGCCTGCAAAAAAAGTATTAATAATAAGTGTGCTGCACGTGAAAGTGCGCTGAACACAAGTAGGATGAATTGTTAATATTGTACCTTTCTGTTTCCTGATGCAACTGTTTCATGCTATGTTTCACTGCATACATACAACCTTCAATCCTCTTCAGTACTTTGAAAACATGATTGAAGTTGCCACTGCCAATTTTCTGACAATAATATCAGTTAGAAACATGAGAGAAACATGAGAGAATTTCAGAGTTAGTGGAGAGCAAGGCAATGTTAGTCACTAAACCTCAATTTCATGAAAATCTGTCCGATAGCGTGAAAGGCCATCACCACCAACACCAGCGGAAAAATAACCTGGAGGCAACAAATACAGTGTGTTAAAGGACtaatataaatttgttaatcTCAGAAATAAAATCACTTGGCCTTCTAAGATAAAAGTTAGCATCcacaacaatataaaatgctCCCTTTGTCCAAATAAAAGCAACATAATAACAATGCCTGCACCTGCACATTTTGATCTTTGATTGCTAAAAGGATCAACATCAAAGTCTGAAGCATTCTTGACGTATGGATTCTTTAGGCATGGGGGAGGCATAACTCTGCACCTTAATGCCACTGCAGATTGTGAAACGTAACCACCACGACTACTTTGCAACTCAACTGGACTTCCAGTCTTCATCACATCGGTCCTCAAAGTATCATTTCCCAGATCTCCAAATGGATGATAACCAATATCAGGTGATCCAAAAGATGTTTTTAAATCAACATCTGGGACAGCAGTCAGCAGTCACATCGAGCatcagaaaaatataaaaacagaTCATTGAGCTCTGAAGTCATTCTAAAAAAGGACAAGGGAgaaaaaatactcatataATGGAAAGGAAACATCTATTCCAATGAGCAAGGGCAATTAAAGTTCACAATCAGTTAGTTTCTAGCATGAGCTTTTACCTAAATCCTCTAGTGCAGTGCAGAAGACAATGAGATCAGCGAAATAGTCCTAAAGAATGTTTAAACTGAATAAAATAAACCCAAAGTTGTCACTATATCCAAGATAAATAACCCCAAATTGTCACTATATCCAAGATAAATAACCCCAAATTGCCACTATATCCATGATAAATACCCCCAAAGTTGTCACTACATCCAATATAAATAACCCCAAATTGCCACTATATCCATGATACATAGCCCCAAATTGCCACTATATTCATAATAACATCCATCAAACTTGAGTTCACAATCAATTAGTTCATAGCTTGAGCTATTACATAAAAACTCTACTGCAGCAGGCAATGAGATAAGCAAATATTCCTGAAGAATCTTTAAACTGAATAACAGTTGTGATATTCTGGATTCTCATTATTAGGTCTCAGTTCACATAACACCCCAATAGGGTATATCCTCTTTAATTGGCaggaaaaatcattttttttttcatttccctCTACGAATAAATCTTAAAGCAATGCATAGTAcacccaaaaatgaaaaaattaatgtgagCACTCACCGAATTTTGCCGCTTGCTCGTAAGGGTCTTAACTTTCTCAGGTGATTTGGGACATTCAATATTTTCCCCTTTAACACAAATTGACACTGCGATATCAGCACCTTAAAATTTCAcagaaaaaacaacaaaatcatacCTTGCTCCAATCTAGGTTGCTTCCAATTGCTGGCATCTCCGGAGGATGTAATCAGGGGTACTGCAagcaagaaaaaacaaatcaatccaCAGAAAACCTACACGGATAACCCCAGATAGTTAAGGACGAGAAAAGAATGAATTTTGACCAGAAAAAATCCTGGCTGAGGATGAAATCTTTGTGTCGGCATCGAAATCGAGGGGCATGGAGTCGGATTGGGGTTTGGAATCAAGGGGTTGTGGAAGCGTGAGGGCTTGAGGGAGGCCTGATCCAGGGGACCATGAAATGAGTGGACAAAGTGCCTTTAACCATGACTCTGCTCGGCCTCCGCCTCTTGGTATTACCGCTGGGTGCCTTATTCCTCATCAACTCTGTCTCTTTATTCGAGGAGATGAGATGAGATTTGGTGTTTCAAATGGGgagaaataaattcaaattgcaAGCGTTGGGAGATTGAAGTAATAAAGTATTAATAAAATGGAGGAGTGAGTAAGCGAGTGTTGTGAGGTTGAGATTTGAGATTTTATAAGAATCAGCAAAGTTTGATTATATTAGTAAATGTACCAGCTGCTTCATAAGCTTTACTGCATGGGCCGGGCCCCACTATGGCACTATATATTGAAAACGAATATGTTGTATGCACGGtggttcaatttttttaaacacgGGTTAGAGCATTCGCAATGAAACAAAAGCCAGCGACCGCTTTATGCGCATTGCTGATGTATTTGCTGCTCGTGACAATACTTCCTACACGGCCCATATTTCCTGTCGGACTCTCTACGCTGCGTAAGGGCACAATGACACTACGAAACCCGGCCATGGCACGAGTGCATACAAACTCAAAAAGATCTTCGTGTTACCGACACAACAGGACGATAGTGCCTCCAAAGATTTCATCGGGGTGATTGTAATCTTCCCGAGAGACCCACCTCCAATTACGCCAAAAGTTTGAACATGCATGAGTATGCTCATGGTTTCCCTGCATTAAGCAAATTTTGGCTTGTGTGACTTGTTCAATGTTTATGGGGATTCGATATGGTTCATAAAACTcgctattatattttatttttatttattgattgaatGTTCGATATCATTTTCAACTTATAAAACTTCCATcattttatactactcccACCACAAATAATATCCACATTTATCATTTCGATCCTTCACAAAATAATgttcatatttgttttttcttattttggtaAGTAACCttactttccactaactcattacactccaTTCAattgtaaaatcaatatataaaaatgagactaaCTTTCCATAactttttcatcaattttttcatatttcttaaactcGCACCGAGTCAAAGTGGATTTAAATCGGAACTAAAAAGAGATTAGTTGGGAATATGTGAGATGAGGGAGTAAATCCAAAATCAGTGCATGGATTCGAAAAAATAGAGCAAGAATACAAGCTATATtagttgtgattttttaaagaaatagcCCATCTTCTACATCATcaattaaatatcaattcatcTCCtccattattttgaaaaagttggAATCCATCACCGATACGAAATTGCACCCCGATttaattcatgatattatatagTACAAATAGTTTTGAAGTTgggaaataattaatatttttaaagttgtgtGATATTATCAGGGGTTAAAAGATAGAgtaaatttttgaataattaaagtgcGCAGTGTAATCATAGGTGTGTAGTGGGCCTGGTTATGATTCGGGCCACACAGAAAAAAGACGAAGTGAGATCCATTTTCAGAAGGCAGGGTATGGATTAGCAGTACTACTAAAATTCATTGATGTTTATCTACACACTACACTCCACAATTCAATACAGAAGCTAGCTACCCACAACCACAACCCCAACCCCAACCCAACCATGTCGGATCAAAAGGTCACTATAATCGACGGCAAAGTTTTCGCCCAAACAATCCGATCGGAGATCCCCCCGAAGTCAGGGCCCTCTCAAACTTACGGCAAGGTCTCTCTGGATTTGCCTAAATTTTTTGCTATGATAATGCCAAATTCGGAATGCTCTATCGATTGTATGTTTTGATTTCAGGTTCCCGGTCTAGCCGTTGTCATTGTTGGCCAAAGGAAGGATTCCCAGAGCTATGTGAATATGAAAAGGAAGCTTGTGCAGAAGTTGGAATCAAGTCGCTTGATATCGACCTGCCAGAGAATGTCTCCGAATCTGACttgattttcaaagttcatgaatTGAATGCCAATCCTGATGTTCATGGTTGGTAACAAATTTGCTCAACACATTGAGTTTATTGGCTTCCATTGAGCACTGTACCTAGAAATGCCTTTTTGAAACTTGTAGAGATGGATTTGATAATTTACCAAATTGACACATTTGCATGTTCGGATTAGTGTTAAAACCTCTGAGTTGATTTGTGAAATCCATGAATTGAATGTTATGTTCATGCTTGGCAAGCtaaatgtgcaaaataaatGTAGTTTCTGTAGTTTGGATTAGTAGTTAGATATGTGTTTGTTGTTTGTTGTTCGTGCAATCATTTTGTAGCTGTGTCAGCTTAGGTGTAGTGTACCCGGCAATGTTGTTTTAATCTCttaaagtataaataaatttcatgatttgttCATTTAAAAGTTGAATCTTTTGCATATAGGAATCAGTGTGTTGAGTGAATACTGATTAGCATAAATCCATATGCCTTGATTGTATAATATTTGGATGGTTTTCCTTAGTCTCATCTTAGATAGCAAGATCCTCTCAATGCATACATTGTTGGCCTGAAATTTGAAAGTTGGAAAGACAAAGATTAAAATCATTTCTGTTTGGTTGTTGTAGGTATACTTGTTCAGCTCCCGTTGCCTAAACATATAAACGAAGAGAAAATTCTAACTGAGATATCTCTGAAAAGGATGTAGATGGATTTCATCCTCTCAACATTGGTAAGTTAGCAATGAAAGGCAGAGATCCTCTGTTTGTCCCCTGCACCCCAAAGGTAATATATGAGTGCACTATGTTAGATGCTACGTAATGCTTTTCCttattttaactttaatttttgttttggcaTTTTGTAGCATATAAAGGAgtaaattcttaatttatgCGTGCTTTCTCCCTAACAGGGTTGCATCGAGCTTCTTACCCGCCATGGCATTACTATTAAGGGAAAGAATGCTGTTGTGGTAGGCCGGAGTAACATAGTTGGTTTGCCAGTTTCCTTGCTCCTTCTAAAGGAAGATGCCACCGTCACTATAGTCCACTCTCGACCAAAGAACCAGAGAGCATTATACGGAATGCTGACATCATCATCGCTGCTGCAGGACAACCTGCTATGGTAACAAGAGTcctatttattagtactattaccAGTTGCCATGTTACAACTTAACTTTGTAATTTGTTTAGTGTTTGCTCATAGTGGCTTTGCTTTTACTCAATTTTCAGATCAAGGGCAGTTGGATCAAACCTGGTGCTACGGTAATTGATGTGGGAACCAATGCTGTGGATGATTCTagtaaaaatctggttatagGCTTGTTGGGGATGTGGATTTTAAGGAAGCATGTGGGACGCGGGCTGCATTACTCCGGTTCCTGGTGGCGTCGGGCGATGACTGTTGCAATGTTGCTAAAGAACACATTGGATGGAGCTAAGAGAGTAATAGAGTGTTAGTGTCTCATTTCCCAAACATTAAGATGTTGTGTTGCTAAAGaattttgaatcttttttAAGATATGAATAATCGTGTGAATTAGCTACTGCGCACAATAAAAGATGTTGTTAGTTAAATTGtaatgtacttttttaaaaataattatttgaatattatatttattagtataattcttcgttgtattaaagAATTGTATTTCCTGGAACCATCACTTACGGAGCATAATATAGCTAGCATTTTGACCGAATTGTTATTGGTGCTACAACCGATTACTCcttctccgtcccataaagtttttactattttcattctCTCCTACAAAGTTTGtccaattgatttttttaaaaataggtaTTAAATACATTCCTAAATTTAGGACCCTTATTCCACaccatttaatataaaatcaaacaatttcttaaaacttgcaTCGGATCAAACTGAGATAAACTTTATAGAAcgaaggagtattaaaatttaactatAACGGCATTTTAATTCTAGTACTCCGTATTCAGTTCACATGCTGAAGCTATCAACaaaaagattaataaaatataattccaaATCAATGGACtggtttaatttgtttctaataaactaaaattgatcaaaattgTTATTGCGGAACAGCTCTAGAATACCATTATATAACCATATACATATACTCAAATTCGAAGTTGTGATGAGTATTTGTTTCGTTGGGGATAAAAGGTTGCGATTGAGATTCATATTtcgatttttcatttttacaaagaAAACTGTGATGTCCATTTTTATGGTAGGTGTTGAAAATTTCATTGGTTTTTAGTGGCCATTAGTAAATTGACGTTCACTGAACCATTCAACTTACTACGTATAcctaatcaaatatttataggtATGGACTAGTATAAGCATGTTGTCACATGATGTTAATAAATGCAAGTGGGAAtgtcataattaatttcacatttGATGAATTCAAGTTTCATCATGCTCcaacataataaagaaatactatatgtaattaattacttgAAACCTAATATCGTTTACGACaaactattttttcaaaaaaattagaaaataaagatgATCATATATTTGCATGTAAAACctaatttaataaagaaaaacaagcATTACTATGTGGACATGGTCACTTGAGTTTTTGCTAAATTTTGTACTCCTTGCGATTGACTTGTTCTAAGTGATAGAGAGAGTAATAGTTTGTAGAGCAAGTTGCCTAATTTTCCGGCTTTAAAAGGCTCCATCTTCCATGCCAAAAACTACAAGAAAccaaaaggaaaagaaaacaaactataaaagtaaaaatggcGAACGCTGCGCTTCTCCTGCGCCTCATTCCGGCTGCGTTGTTGGCGGTGGCTATCTTTCTCAGAGCTGCGGATGCCGGCGTTGGCCCAGAGTGGATCCCGTTGGACAATCGGGCGGCCTGCCGGGGATCGATCGCGGAGTGCATGGGCAGCGGCGAGTTCGAGATGGACACGGAAAGCAACCGGCGCATGCTAGCAACCACGGAATACATCAGCTATGGTGCGCTGCAGGCGGACAGGACGACCTGCTCCGAGCCCGGCGCGTCCTACTACAACTGCCAGGAAGGAGGCGGAGCCAATCCCTACACGCGTTCTTGCACCGCTGCCACACAGTGTCGCAGTTGAATAATTTATcaactatataaataatacaaatttctaccttcctttctttttctaatcTTCTCATTGcgtttcaaataaatatatagatgtGGAATTTGATAATTTCGCACGCGTGGGTTGGATACCGGAactattttcacttttatttt
This window contains:
- the LOC125208290 gene encoding rapid alkalinization factor-like — translated: MANAALLLRLIPAALLAVAIFLRAADAGVGPEWIPLDNRAACRGSIAECMGSGEFEMDTESNRRMLATTEYISYGALQADRTTCSEPGASYYNCQEGGGANPYTRSCTAATQCRS